In the Flavobacterium pallidum genome, one interval contains:
- a CDS encoding DUF6909 family protein: MSEVKNISRSRAQESSAAIERLYITIRHLFNRGFYKPMGVSGETLREALLDLRPEIYGSIAEEKVELSGLLYVIERLPVGIEECRFINLISDEGYSKSHFKAIVPPKRKRNCYRIDDEQMNVEITRGRSDIYDILTHLTFIFIESHKIKNRILLDESGEVSRDWQKLEQTVLQTKKLTQIEKEKAISHTANILGRSFAEILSIYDGFGNAEKPDRFLHVIYWLGKGALEEVLESSKRTITFSPILRERLGHHIHGEIWATNIKQTLKENNLLDRPIHIISANMHSVMNSIFAPYVHRIKYKDKPDFHVYEELSRPGAHDVRDKVEDFAKLHGMISLPDTSGTNIDVQIFDTAKIDWKKSTFAKAKPNGEPVIIVMDYAFGEQAYETIDELLKPYQESKNKKHFLNVESVSIMGKAGILEGGKGDIMIPSAHINEGTGDNYPFENELTAEMLEGNDIPVFAGPMVTVLGTSLQNKDLLKFFHDSTWGVIGLEMEGAYYQKAIQSASKIRKSINPDVKVRYAYYASDNPLETGSTLASGGLGTTGVKPTYLITIKILEQIFNIK, translated from the coding sequence ATGAGTGAAGTTAAAAACATTTCGCGCTCCAGGGCGCAAGAATCGTCAGCAGCTATTGAACGATTGTACATTACCATCAGGCATTTATTCAACCGCGGTTTCTATAAGCCGATGGGGGTTTCAGGTGAAACCTTACGTGAAGCCTTACTGGATTTAAGGCCTGAAATTTACGGCTCCATTGCCGAAGAGAAAGTCGAATTGAGCGGCCTTTTGTATGTCATTGAAAGGCTTCCGGTCGGGATAGAGGAATGCCGTTTCATCAATTTGATTTCAGATGAAGGCTATTCGAAATCCCATTTCAAGGCCATTGTGCCACCAAAGCGGAAACGCAATTGCTACCGCATCGACGATGAGCAGATGAACGTGGAAATCACGCGCGGGCGCTCCGATATTTATGATATCCTGACCCACCTTACATTCATCTTCATCGAATCGCATAAGATTAAGAACCGCATCCTGCTTGATGAAAGCGGCGAAGTGTCCCGCGACTGGCAAAAACTGGAACAAACCGTCCTACAGACTAAAAAACTGACGCAGATCGAAAAGGAGAAAGCGATTTCGCATACAGCAAATATCCTTGGGCGCTCGTTCGCTGAAATCCTTTCGATTTATGACGGGTTCGGGAATGCTGAAAAGCCCGACCGTTTCCTGCACGTCATTTACTGGCTCGGGAAAGGCGCTTTGGAAGAGGTTTTGGAGAGCAGCAAACGCACCATTACCTTCAGCCCGATTTTACGCGAAAGGCTTGGGCACCACATCCACGGAGAAATCTGGGCCACGAATATCAAGCAGACCTTGAAGGAAAATAACCTGCTCGACAGGCCAATCCACATCATCAGCGCGAACATGCACAGCGTGATGAATTCGATTTTCGCGCCTTATGTACACCGCATCAAATACAAGGACAAGCCGGATTTCCATGTGTATGAAGAGCTGAGCAGGCCCGGAGCACATGACGTTCGTGACAAAGTGGAAGATTTTGCAAAGCTTCACGGCATGATTTCACTGCCGGATACTTCTGGTACTAATATTGACGTGCAGATTTTCGATACAGCCAAAATTGACTGGAAAAAATCCACTTTTGCAAAAGCAAAGCCAAACGGAGAACCCGTAATCATCGTTATGGATTATGCCTTTGGCGAACAGGCTTATGAAACAATCGACGAATTGCTGAAACCATACCAGGAATCGAAAAATAAAAAGCATTTCCTGAATGTAGAATCCGTGTCGATTATGGGGAAAGCCGGTATTCTGGAAGGCGGAAAAGGCGATATCATGATTCCGTCAGCGCACATCAACGAAGGCACCGGCGACAATTACCCGTTTGAAAATGAGCTGACAGCTGAAATGCTTGAAGGGAATGATATCCCGGTTTTTGCCGGACCGATGGTCACCGTTTTAGGGACTTCATTGCAAAATAAGGATTTGCTGAAGTTTTTCCACGACTCGACCTGGGGTGTAATCGGATTGGAAATGGAAGGCGCTTACTACCAGAAAGCGATACAATCGGCTTCGAAAATAAGGAAGAGCATCAATCCCGATGTGAAAGTAAGGTATGCCTATTACGCTTCGGATAACCCGCTTGAAACCGGAAGCACACTCGCTTCAGGAGGATTGGGTACCACAGGGGTAAAGCCGACATACCTGATCACAATTAAAATACTAGAACAAATCTTTAACATAAAATAA
- a CDS encoding carboxypeptidase-like regulatory domain-containing protein has protein sequence MKNLKIGSWLCLTLLVSFSGFSQILGIVKDSLSGQPIPYINIWIENGNTGTTSEQDGTFSIQADASKNLVFTGVGYQAKTVKTADAAIVLLKEAVIKLDEVKVTARKPSDIKEIEIGGSEKIHHNQLCGATPWIDAKFFPFENTYTETPFIKNAIIFTESNIKDATFKLRIFAVAENGFPGADLVDEDIIISVKKGGKKNIVDLSKYHLSIPENGIFIGFEWMIIESNKYIYEYRDENRKKNSFDTYAPTVVCNPVEKEHTFRFQGGKWFKNVKKSTYEGKYKGTVIEPAINLTLTN, from the coding sequence TTGAAGAATTTAAAGATTGGAAGTTGGCTTTGTTTGACGTTGCTTGTTAGCTTTTCAGGCTTCAGCCAAATCCTTGGCATCGTAAAAGACAGCCTTTCCGGGCAACCGATCCCGTACATCAACATTTGGATTGAAAACGGAAATACAGGCACCACTTCTGAACAGGACGGGACCTTTTCAATACAGGCTGATGCAAGCAAAAACCTCGTTTTCACAGGAGTTGGTTATCAGGCGAAAACCGTAAAAACCGCAGACGCAGCCATTGTATTATTAAAGGAAGCCGTAATTAAACTGGATGAGGTAAAAGTTACGGCCAGAAAACCGTCAGACATAAAAGAAATAGAAATTGGCGGTTCTGAAAAAATCCACCACAATCAACTTTGTGGCGCAACACCATGGATTGATGCGAAATTTTTCCCTTTTGAAAACACGTATACCGAAACCCCTTTTATCAAAAATGCCATCATTTTTACCGAAAGCAATATTAAAGATGCCACTTTTAAACTCAGGATTTTTGCTGTAGCAGAAAACGGTTTTCCCGGCGCTGATCTTGTGGATGAAGATATTATTATTAGCGTGAAAAAAGGCGGGAAGAAAAATATCGTTGACTTGTCAAAGTACCATCTTTCCATTCCTGAAAACGGAATCTTCATCGGTTTTGAATGGATGATCATAGAAAGCAACAAGTATATTTATGAATACAGGGATGAAAACCGTAAGAAAAACAGTTTCGATACCTATGCCCCGACGGTGGTCTGTAATCCTGTAGAAAAGGAACATACTTTCCGTTTTCAAGGCGGCAAATGGTTTAAGAATGTAAAGAAGAGCACTTACGAAGGAAAATACAAAGGCACCGTGATTGAACCCGCGATAAATCTTACACTGACCAATTAA